CGGACTTAAcggtctatattacttgtacgatcacgtatacttgcgtgtgcgtttaggagcaacaagtttttggcacCGCTGCcggggacttagaaaaatttactGTTTTTCTAATTTGAGTTTGTTTTTCTATTCAAGTCTTTACTTTTTTGTTGTTCTACTTGTGTCACTTCAGGCTTCTCTGGTTTATGCCAAGCACTCGAAGTTCAGAAAAACCGTTAGTTGATCTTGATCACGAAATCGAAAGAACTTTTCATCGACAAAGAAGAATGGCTAACGAAGCACAAGACTCGCTCTTGAACAAAAGCGAAAGGGATAGAGACGAGAGACGGCGATGAACGGGGTGCAAGAGCACAAGAACAACGAATTCTTCTTATCCGGTTATGCTAGGCCTAGTCGGCAACTATTGCTAAGGCTATTGTTAGGCTCGAAATCAGCCGGAAATTTTGAGCTAAAAGAAGGAACGGTCTGCCGGTGTAACATACGTGCCTAGTATATGGGTAAGTCTAGTGAAGACCCGCATAAGCACTTGATGCGGCTCATGGGTTCGAGCGAGAATTTCCAATATAGAGATGTCCCCGATGATTATGTGAAGCTTTCCTTATTTCCGTTTTCACTGATTGGCGAAGAGAGGGAATGATTGACGAATCTACCTACGCGTGGTCTATCACTTCTTGGGAGATATTATCCAATAAGTTTATTGACAGGTTCTTCTCgcccaagaaaacaaaggagctGCGAGGAAGAATTGCTAACTTCACCTCGAAAGATTCGAATCTCTACACACACTTGGGAGAGGTATAAGGGCTATTCGCGAGATCCCCCATCACATGCAGCCAAAGGAGATCATTGGCAACTATTTCGTAGAAGGACTTAACCATGAATCAAGGGCCCTGTTGAATGCTTCAGCTCAAGGGCAGATCttaaacaaaacatatgaagagatgGAAGATCTTCTTGAGATGATGTCTGAGGGTCATCATGAATATCACGAGACTAGCCGAGGGTTACCACAAAAAGCTGCTGGGGTTCTTAAAGTTGATGATGTTGCAGCTATTCGGGCTGATATAGGTACTCTTACTAATGTGATGTTAAGGGTGTTCCCTCAAGCTCAGCAGATTCAACCAGTTCAACATATTCAGCAGGCAGCATGTGTAGGTTGCGGTGAACCTCATGATTATAACAATTGTCCATTGAATCCAGAGTCCGTTTATTTTGTGGGACAGCAAAATTGTGGTAGCGGAATCGGGAAAACTATAATGGAAATAATTACAATACTCCATTTGGGAAGCAGGATTCACAAACCGAATAATTATCAACAACCTCAAGCTCAGCCAGCTATCAATTTAGAGGAGATGATGAAGCAGCTCATTGCTCAGAATCAAGTGACGCAGCGGCAAAATCAGAAAATTCGAGTGAGAGAAATCTATTCACGAGCTTGAGCGTCGATGGGGCAGATGGCTCTTATGCAGAATGTCAGACCTCCGGGTGTGCTTCCTAGTGATATTGAAAAGAACCCGAAAGAATGCAAGGTAGTCACCTTGAGGAATGGTAGAGAGCTAGAAGAAGTGCCGCCGAAGAAGAAGAACATAGCGAGGCGAATCGATCCCTCGCTAGGTGAGTCGAACTAAAGCAACACACGAGAGCAACATGTAGAGGAAGTGGTGCGTCCACCCCCTCTCTTTCCATAGCGACTTCAGAAACAGAAAGCAGATTCGGCTTGCAAGAAATTCCTTGAACTCTTAAAGCAGGTACACATCAACATACCTTTGGTGGAGCTTTTGCAAAAAGTCCCAAAATATGCTAAATATATTAAAGATGTGGTTGCGAACAAATGGCGTTGGACAGAGTTTGAGACTGTTGCACTTGCCGAGGAGTGCGGTTCAGAGTGAGTGAGTAAAATTCCTCCAAAGTTGAAAGATCGGGCAAACCTTCACAATTTCGATTACAATTGGCAACATTGAAGTTGGGCTAGCATTGTGTGATTTAGGTGCTAGTATTAATCTGATGCCCACTTCTGTGTTCCGAACGTTGGGTTTGGGAGAGCCTAGGCCAACCACTATTACACTGCAGTTGGCTGATCGATCTCTTGCTTATCCTGATGGCATTATTGAGGATGTTCTTGTGAAGGTAGGCCCGTTTATTCTGCCGGTTGATTTTGTGATACTTGATTATGAGGCAGATAAGAGTGTTCCTCTCATCATGGGGAGAGGGTTTTTGGCTACTGTTGATGCTGTGATCCGAGTGAAAGATGGGAAGATGTCCATGACAGTTAATGGACAAGAGGCGACTTTTGATGTGTTTAAAGCTACCAAGCTTCCAGCCCATTATGAGGAGTTGAAGATGATTTCGTGGTGGAACCCGAGCTCACTAATGCCGAGTTAGATCACTTTCTAGCTTCGCGAGATCCGTTGGAGATAGTGTTGGTGTATGGGGAAGATCTGAAAATTGATGCAGAAGTGGAGGAGTGTCTCAAAGATTCTTCGACACTTCATGTGCTTATCTACGAGCACGTATACCGGTTGAGGAGCTAGATAGACCGAGTCATGGAAGAAGCCGAAACCATCTATTGAAGAGGCTCCCATCTTGAATTGAAACCATTACCGCCTCACCTTCGCTATGCTTTCTTGGGTAGTGGAGACACATTGCCCGTAATCCTCTCTGCTTATTTGACTGATGTGCAGGTTGAACGTGTGTTGTGAGTGCTAAGAGATCGAGTCCGAGCCCTTGGGTGGTCGATAGCTGATATCCGAGGTATTAGTAGCTTATTTTGCATgcacaaaatattattggaggaAGACAAACAAACCTAGTATTGAGGGCCGAGAGCGCGACCGAACCGGCATAAAGGAGGTGGTGAAGAAAGAGATAATCAAGTGGCTGACAACCGCATTATTTATCCTATCTCCCGACAAAGAATTGGGTGAGTCCTGTACAATGtgtcccgaagaaagggggcatgACTGTGGTGGAAAACGAAAAGAATGAATTGGTGCCTCAACGAACTGTTACGGGATGGAGGATATGTATTTACTATCGCAAGTTGAATAACGCTACTAGAAAAGATCACTTTCCTTTGCCCTTCATGGATCAGATGCTCGACAGATTGGCTGGGCACGACTATTATTGCTTTTTGGATGGTTATTCGGGTTACAACCAGATCATGATCGCACCTgaggatcaagagaagaccACATTCACATGTCCATATGGCACGTTTGCATTCCGGAGGATGCCTTTCGGTTTATGCAATGCTCCAGGTACTTTCCAGCGATGCATGATGGCTATTTTCACCGATATGGTGGAAAATTATGTGGAGGTATTTATGGATGAATTCTCCatttttgaagatttttttGATGACTGCTTGAATCATCTTGATGCCGTGCTAGCTCGTTGTGAAGAAACGAACTTGGTCCTTAATTGGGAAAAATGCCATTTCATGGTTCGAGAGGGAATCGTTCTTGGGCACAAGATATCGAGCAAGGGAATAGAGGTTGACAAGGCGAAGATTGAAGCAATTGAAAAATTGCCACCACCCGTTTCAGTTCGGGGAGTGCGTAGTTTTCTTGGGCATGCGGATTCTATCGACGGTTCATCAAAGACTTCTCTAAAGTTGCTAATCCAATGTGCAAGCTTTTAGAGAAAGATATGAAGTTCGTGTTTAATGAAGCCTCGTCTCGACGGCTTTTGATGAGCCGAAATGAAGGTTAGTGTCGCCCCTATTATCATCGCACCCGATTGGTCTCTCGCCGTTTATTTTGATGTGATGCAAGTGATTTTGTTGTGGGAGCCGGCCCTTGGTCGGAAACGGGACAAGATTTTTCATCCTATCTACTATGCCGACCAAGACACTTGATGCAGCCCAGATGAACTATCTTTGTCACAAAGAAGGAGTTATTGGCGGTTGTCTATGCCTTTGACAAATTTCGATCATATCTTGTGGGCACGAAGGTGATTGTATACACCGACCACACGGCAGTTCGTTATCTGTTTGCAAAGAAGGATGTAAAGCCGAGGCTTATTCGTTGGTTGTTGCTGCTGCAAGAGTTCGACATCGAGATTCTTGATCGAAAGGGCACGAAAAATCGGGTGCCGGTATCACTTATAGAGATTAGAAGATCGGGAACATGTGGATGAAGTAGATGGCGATTAAGGAGACTTTTCTCGACGAACAACTCTTTGCTCTTCAATCAGTCGAGGTTCCATGGTATGCGGACATGGTGAACTTTATAGTAAGTGAGATCTACCCCCGGTGCTAATCATGAGAAGAAGCGATTTTGCATGACACCAAGTTTCTATGTGTGGGATGAGCCCTATCTCTACCGGGTTGGCACGAATCACCGATCGAAGGTGTGTTCCTAGAGAAGAAGTCACTGGGATTCTCGAGAAGTGTCACTCATCACCCTATGGGGGACATCATGCTGGTGACAGAACAGCCGCAAAGGTACTTCAGTCCGGGTTCTACTGGCCAACTTTGTTCAAAGATGCTCACGAATTTGTGCGAGCATGTGATAGCTGTCAGAGAACCGAAAATATCTCCAAGCGTCATgaaatgcctttgaagggcatctTAGAAATCGAGCTGTTTGATGTGTGGGGTATTGACTTCATGGGTCCCTTCATACCATCCAAGGGGAATAAGTACATATTGGTCGTTGTAGACTATGTCTCAAAGTGGGTGGAAGCCATTGCACTTCCCACCAATGATCTTTGGTGTGGTGGCacgatttttgaaaaagaacatttttACAAGGTTTGGGACCCCTCGGGCCATCATCAGTGACCAAGGTACCCACTTTGCAATCGGCTCTTTGATAAATTGTCGCTTCAAGTATGGGGTGAAACACAAGATAGCGATTCCTTATCATCTCGGACCGGTGGTCAAGTGGAGGTATCGAACGAGAGAAATCAAGAGGATTTTGGAGAAGATCATGCGAGTGTAAGTAGGAAAGATTGGTCATTGAAGCTTGATGATGCTCGTGGGCATACGTACGCGTACAAAACTCCGATTGGCACATCTCCCTATAAGCTCGTCTTTGGTAAGGCATGTCATCTACCATTGAGCTTGAGCATCGAGCATATTGGGCGATCAAGAAGTTCGAATCTCGACATGGTTCAAGCCGGAGAAAAGAGATCTTGCTGCACGAGTTGGAAGAATTTCGCTATCATGCTTATGAAAACGCGAAAATGTATAAGGAGCGAACCAAGAGAATTCATGACAGGCGCATCCAATCTCGTGACTTTGAGCCTCGGCAGTTAGTCTTGCTGTATAACTCTAGGTTGAAgatttttggtggaaagttgaagaGTAAGTGGTCTGGGCCATTTGAGGTAGTCCGTGTGACTGCACATGGAGCAGTTGAGCTGAAGAAACCCAACTCGGATGAGACATTCTTGGTGAACGGGCAACGAGTGAAGCATTACTACAGGGAGGCCACTAACTGTGAAAGGTCCTCCATCGATCTAGAAGAGGCTTGAGGAAAGCCTACGTCGTgtcgcgacgttaaatcaagcgcttctcgGGAGGCAACCcgtgtgaaaaaaaaatgataaaaatacaaaaagtgtcGTGCCGCGACCTTAACTAAGGCGcttgttgggaggcaacccaatttGTCGTATGATATAGGTCACGTTTGTTCATGTTGCAGGAATTGGGCGGAAAGAAGGAGGAAACGAAGTGCCAGTGATTTGCGCATCGGTCTCTCGACACGGATCGATCGCGCAGGAAAAATCAGAAGTCTTCAGTGATTCGCGCATCGGTCCCGCGATGCGGACCGATCGCGCAACATTCTGCAACGACCCGcgatccttccgcgatgcggacgGATCGCGCGGGTCGACCCGGTTTGTAAATCTTTTTTAAGCTATCCCGTGAACCCCCCCTtcacttccaaaaaaaaaagaaaatgtttttctctCCCTAAAACCTTCCCTCTCACCCGAAAATCCCCCCTCCCCATTCCCTCTCTAACAAACACAAAATCAAGTTGTTCCAATCCATCCTCTATTTA
The window above is part of the Lycium ferocissimum isolate CSIRO_LF1 unplaced genomic scaffold, AGI_CSIRO_Lferr_CH_V1 ctg13609, whole genome shotgun sequence genome. Proteins encoded here:
- the LOC132042144 gene encoding uncharacterized protein LOC132042144, with the translated sequence MSSTIELEHRAYWAIKKFESRHGSSRRKEILLHELEEFRYHAYENAKMYKERTKRIHDRRIQSRDFEPRQLVLLYNSRLKIFGGKLKSKWSGPFEVVRVTAHGAVELKKPNSDETFLVNGQRVKHYYREATNCERSSIDLEEA